From the Candidatus Atribacteria bacterium ADurb.Bin276 genome, one window contains:
- the xylB_11 gene encoding Xylulose kinase has protein sequence MQSIPKQPGVLGIDVGTSGMKMVFYDFEGNEILSTREEYPTYHPYPGWIEQSPEDWWNAVIHGLDTFWKRNLNPQQIVAIGLSGQMENCLLLDQSGNPLHRVLLYSDSRATGEADLISRRIGKKRILQIFGNRIDHATTVAKLLWIKRHHPEWYHLAKTMVSGAKDFIIFRFTNQYVTDPTNASTTGSMNILSRQWEKAIIEDIGLSSSLFPPIVPATEQVGVVSQDASMQTGITAGCPVFCGLGDAGASQLGSGVVGSDRSHCYLGTTGWVATIKSEFSIPQSEGLFVLSGPDLYQYLYIAPLLNAGRAYDWILRVIIGEKKRKYHEMEHLLSTIPYGSNGLFFLPYLVGERCPYRDSNATGVFFGLTDQTTDLDMIRATLEGVAFGVRQALEITMDPTKIKEMVVTGGGSQSKVWSQMIADVCGCKVTVPTGSSVGPCFGAALCALVGMKIKRGFSDIEPLWTQGRQFYPHEKNREIYKNLFQFYAKLYPTLKPLFKKKKIGDGR, from the coding sequence GGGATGGATTGAGCAATCGCCAGAGGATTGGTGGAATGCGGTCATACATGGATTGGATACTTTTTGGAAGAGGAATTTAAATCCTCAACAAATTGTGGCGATCGGTTTGAGTGGTCAAATGGAAAACTGCTTACTTCTTGATCAATCTGGTAATCCTCTTCATCGAGTATTGCTCTATTCCGATTCTCGTGCGACCGGAGAAGCTGATTTGATCAGTAGAAGAATAGGGAAAAAAAGAATCCTACAAATTTTTGGAAATCGAATTGACCACGCCACGACTGTTGCAAAATTACTCTGGATAAAAAGGCATCATCCAGAATGGTATCATTTGGCCAAAACAATGGTGAGCGGAGCCAAGGATTTTATTATTTTTCGTTTCACCAACCAATATGTAACCGATCCGACTAATGCTTCAACAACCGGTTCCATGAATATCCTTTCACGACAGTGGGAAAAGGCAATTATAGAAGATATTGGTTTAAGCAGTTCTCTTTTTCCCCCTATCGTTCCAGCAACAGAACAGGTTGGTGTCGTCAGTCAAGACGCATCGATGCAAACTGGAATCACTGCTGGGTGTCCGGTTTTTTGTGGATTGGGGGATGCCGGCGCATCACAGTTAGGATCGGGAGTGGTCGGATCCGACCGTTCACATTGTTATCTGGGAACCACCGGATGGGTTGCAACGATAAAATCTGAGTTCTCTATACCTCAATCTGAAGGACTTTTTGTTCTCAGTGGCCCAGATTTATACCAATATTTATATATTGCACCATTGCTCAACGCTGGTCGTGCCTATGATTGGATTTTAAGGGTTATAATAGGAGAAAAGAAAAGGAAATATCATGAAATGGAACACCTTCTTTCTACCATCCCTTATGGATCAAATGGATTGTTCTTTTTGCCCTATTTAGTTGGAGAACGATGTCCCTACCGAGATTCAAATGCCACTGGAGTTTTTTTTGGACTTACTGATCAGACAACCGATCTTGACATGATCCGAGCAACTTTAGAGGGAGTGGCTTTTGGGGTTCGGCAAGCTCTTGAAATAACGATGGATCCGACCAAAATAAAGGAGATGGTTGTGACAGGTGGTGGAAGCCAAAGCAAGGTATGGAGTCAAATGATAGCTGATGTATGCGGTTGTAAAGTAACAGTTCCAACCGGAAGCTCCGTAGGCCCTTGTTTCGGTGCTGCGCTTTGTGCTTTGGTGGGGATGAAGATAAAAAGAGGTTTTTCCGATATTGAACCTTTATGGACTCAAGGTCGACAATTTTACCCTCATGAAAAGAACCGAGAGATATATAAAAACTTGTTTCAATTCTATGCAAAATTGTATCCAACCCTGAAGCCTTTATTTAAAAAGAAAAAAATTGGCGATGGTCGGTGA